In Luteibacter mycovicinus, a genomic segment contains:
- a CDS encoding NUDIX hydrolase, which translates to MQTSPLPHASPIPDDASAPEEVLHKAKWLTLKKRGRWEYAERNNPGGAVIILAVTPDDKVVFVEQYRVSILKNTIEMPAGLVGDLAGAEDEDVLLAARRELEEETGYACGSIEFVHEGPSSAGMSTEMIAFARAWDLSRVGKGGGDETENIIVHEVPRAEAGKWLFDRAKEGFSIDAKLFAGLWFIEHPEAHMR; encoded by the coding sequence ATGCAGACCAGTCCGCTGCCCCATGCCTCGCCGATCCCCGATGACGCCAGTGCGCCGGAAGAGGTCCTGCACAAGGCGAAGTGGCTGACCCTGAAGAAGCGCGGCCGCTGGGAATACGCCGAACGCAACAACCCGGGTGGCGCGGTGATCATTCTCGCGGTGACGCCCGACGACAAGGTCGTCTTCGTCGAGCAATACCGCGTGTCGATCCTGAAGAACACCATCGAGATGCCCGCCGGCCTCGTCGGCGATCTTGCCGGTGCCGAGGACGAGGACGTACTGCTGGCCGCTCGCCGCGAACTGGAAGAAGAAACCGGCTACGCCTGCGGCAGCATCGAGTTCGTGCATGAGGGCCCGTCGTCGGCCGGCATGAGCACGGAGATGATCGCCTTTGCACGCGCCTGGGACCTGTCCAGGGTGGGCAAGGGCGGCGGTGACGAGACGGAAAACATCATCGTTCACGAAGTGCCACGTGCCGAAGCCGGCAAGTGGCTGTTCGACCGTGCGAAGGAAGGTTTCTCCATCGACGCGAAGCTGTTCGCGGGGCTCTGGTTCATCGAGCATCCCGAAGCGCACATGCGCTGA
- a CDS encoding 5'-3' exonuclease H3TH domain-containing protein produces MPDEFHDHEGEPVNAVHGFTRFLCELLERSRAEHIAVAFDASLTTSFRNTIYPAYKANRDLPPPHLVRQFGLCREISAALGLTVLNDHQYEADDLIGSALWGLRSHGFRGVIVSADKDFGQLLGEHDEQWDFAKNVRWGPSGVFDKLGVHPHQVADYLALCGDAVDNIPGVPGIGAKTAAALLAHFGSLDNLLDRIDEVPYLRIRGAAACAARLREHAEQALLCRRLTRIALDIAVAETADALSRRQGEAATIDELCERLRFGPLTRSRLRALM; encoded by the coding sequence ATGCCCGACGAATTTCACGACCACGAAGGCGAGCCGGTCAACGCCGTGCACGGCTTCACGCGATTCCTCTGCGAGCTGCTCGAGCGCAGCCGTGCGGAGCACATCGCGGTGGCGTTCGACGCGTCGCTCACCACCTCGTTCCGCAACACGATCTATCCGGCGTACAAGGCCAACCGCGACCTGCCACCGCCCCATCTGGTCCGTCAGTTCGGGCTGTGCCGCGAGATCTCCGCGGCCCTTGGCCTCACCGTGCTCAACGATCACCAGTACGAGGCCGACGACCTGATCGGCAGCGCGCTGTGGGGCCTGCGCTCGCATGGCTTCCGCGGCGTCATCGTTTCCGCCGACAAGGACTTCGGTCAGTTGCTCGGCGAGCACGACGAGCAATGGGACTTTGCGAAGAACGTGCGCTGGGGGCCTTCCGGCGTCTTCGACAAGCTCGGCGTGCATCCACACCAGGTCGCAGACTATCTGGCGCTGTGCGGTGACGCGGTCGACAACATCCCCGGCGTGCCTGGCATCGGCGCGAAGACCGCGGCGGCCCTGCTTGCCCACTTCGGCAGCCTGGACAACCTGCTCGATCGCATCGACGAGGTGCCGTACCTGCGCATCCGCGGCGCCGCGGCCTGTGCGGCTCGTCTGCGTGAACATGCGGAACAGGCGCTGCTGTGCCGTCGCCTTACCCGCATCGCGCTGGATATCGCCGTCGCCGAGACCGCCGATGCCCTGAGCCGCCGTCAGGGCGAAGCCGCCACGATCGACGAATTGTGCGAGCGCCTGCGCTTCGGACCGCTGACCCGGTCACGCCTGCGCGCCTTGATGTAA